ACTTTGAAGAATTCATGTTAAAACTTGAAATGTTAGCTCAATTGAATGAAGCAATTATTCATCAAAACTCTACACTCATTACGCAAAACCGTTTAAAAGATGAAAAACTTGATGAATTAATGCAACAAGTATATGTAAAGGAAGGAAAACAAGAAAAAATGCTACAAGAGCTTGTCGATCATGCAGCTCAAACCGATGCTTTACAAAAAGAAAAAATGGACTTATTAATGAATCATATGTATAAACGTGAATCCAAACAAGAAGAAAAAATGAATAAACTAATCCAGCAAATTTATAATAAAGACAATAATCGTGATGCTCAACTGATGCAAGTCATTCGTGAAATTCAAGAAACAAAACGCATGATTGCCGCATCAAAGGATCAAAGTCTATTTCAATCCTTTAAAAATCTATTTGTTCGTGTAAAACAAGAAAAAAATCCATGAGTGTTACCTTGTCACAATTTACTATCTAATAATCAAGTTTTCATATAAAAAAAGTTACCTTTTACGGTAACTTTTATTCCTTATTTTTAACTGCTGGTAATGTAATAATTGCTTCTGTCCCCTTCCCACTTTCACTACTATATTCCAGCGTACCGTTATGGGCTTGTAAAATACGATATGTTACCATAAGCCCTAGGCCCGTTCCTTTTTCTTTCAAAGAATAATAAGGCTGTCCAAGTCTTGCTAGTTGCTCTTTCGTCATGCCAATTCCACTATCTTTTACTCGCACAATAATGGTGTCACCTTTCTGAATAGCAGTAACCTTTAGATAGCCTTTGTTTTCTTGAATCGCTTCGATTCCATTCTTTACAACATTCATAATCGCTTGCTTCAGCTTCGTCTTATCACCTATCGTATAAAGGTTTTCAGAGATTTCAACCTGTAAATACACACCTTGCATTGCTGCAAATGAAGACATTAACGTAGTCATTTCAATTAATTGTGCAGATAAACAAATATGTTCTTTTTGTTCAATTTGTGGTCTGGCTAAATTTAAATAATCAGAAATAATTTGTTCTGCTCGGTCTAATTCAGCTAATACAAGACGCATATACTCTTTATTTTTCACATCTTCTGTGCTATCGAGTAATTGAATAAAACCACGCACAACAGTAAGAGGATTTCTAACTTCATGTGCGACACTTGCAGCTAGCTCACTAACGATATTTAATTTTTCTGACTTTTGCATTTCTGCACGCAGTAATACATTTTCATATAAGTACTCCGTTAAATATACTTGAAATACCATTGTCATCACCATAATAAATAAAGCAACGATATACCCGCTATATACATGTGAAGTAGAAGAAGTAAATCCAGTTCCTAATAACACATTAAATATTTCTATCACGAGACAAATTAGCACATATAAAGACGCCACAATAAATGATAAAATAAGCTTTTTATTTCTTGGAAAGACGGTCCACTTTTTGGATAATAATAATGGAATAACGACTAACACAATGACCTCTATGATCCGAAACCAATTTAAACCATGTAAAAACCATTCATATATAAGAAAAATCATAGTTGGAATCAAACCAATCATTCCACCATATAAGAAACTACTCATAATTGGAATCGCATGAAAATTAAAATTACAAATCTCTCCAAAACAAATTGGATATGTCATCGAAAGCACAAGTGTAACACTGGACAAAAATGTAATAAAATAATAATTGGGCTTTGGAAGCATATTTTGATAATGATTGAGACGGATTGCTTCATATAAAAATAGAGGCAAAATAATAATCGCAACTTGGATCATTAAATCACGGATTAGCTCCATAGCCTTTCATCTCCTATATGTATTTTGATTTGATTATATCATTTTAAAGTCTACTTTGTTTCAAAATTTAGATTTTTCTATTTATATTTGTAAATCATTTGTGAACAAACAATAAGAAATGTTACAACTTTCCGAAATGATTGTAAACCATGTATCAAATTACTATGATGCAGTATACAATGAATACGGATTAAAAATTAAAGTACAACAAGCCAAATATACGGACAACTATAACAACAGCAAACATATAATCCATACTATCTATGTTTATAAATAAGTAATCATTATTTTAGTAGGAGGAGATAAATATGGCAGGAACTACCCTTGTTTTAAAAGAGGAGAATCTGGTCGTCCTTGAAAATGTTGAAAAATCAGTGTATGAAGAGTTACACAACAAAGCTGGAGAAGAAAATTGTACTTGCTCTGTAAATGAAACGGTTATACACCTTGGAAAGGTTTCTTCCGTACTTTGGAATGAAGATGAAATAGATTGGGAATATGGGTATTAAAAAGTCGCTTTTCAGCGACTTTTTTTCGCTGAAAAGCGAAAAATTTAAAAATATGATAAAATAAATGTAATTTTTCAAGCCGAGGAAAGGGAGTCAACATGGAACAATTTATTAATCCAAAAGTGAAGGATATTAAAATTTCTGGTATCCGTCAATTCTCTAATATGATTCAAAACTATGACAATATTATCTCTTTAACAATTGGACAACCTGATTTTCCAACTCCTTCTTTAGTAAAAGAAGCTGCTAAGAGAGCGATCACAGAAAATTATACAAGCTATACACATAATGCTGGTTTACTAGAGTTACGCAAAGTAGCTTGCGACTTTCTAAAGGAAAATTACAACCTACACTATACACCTGAAAACGAAACCATTATTACAATCGGGGCTAGCGAAGCGATTGATATTGCATTCCGTACTATTTTAGAGCCTGGAACAGAAGTTATTTTACCCGCACCTATTTATCCTGGCTATGAACCAATCATTAGACTTTGTGGTGCAACTCCTGTTTTTGTAGATGTTCGTCCAACAGGATTTCGCTTAACAGCAAAAGCGATTCAAAATGCAATTACAGATCGAACAAGATGCATCGTTCTACCTTATCCTTCTAATCCGACCGGTGTTACACTATCAGAAGAAGAACTAACGGATATTGTAAATGTATTAAAAGATAAAAATATATTTGTTTTATCGGATGAAATTTACAGCGAACTTGTCTATGAAGAAAGTCATCGATCTATCGCTCAGTTTCCAGAAATGCGTAATAAAACAATTGTTATTAACGGATTATCTAAATCACATTCGATGACAGGATGGCGCATTGGTTTTTTATTTGCTCCACAATATTTAGCAGAACATATTTTAAAGGTTCATCAATATAATGTAACTTGTGCAACTTCGATTGCTCAATATGCCGCAATTGAAGCATTAACAGCAGCAAAAGATGCACCGAAAATGATGCGCCATCAATATAAAAAACGTCGTGATTATGTCTACAATCGACTCATACAAATGGGACTCTCTGTCGAAAAACCAACGGGTGCCTTTTATTTCTTCCCGTATGTTGGGCATCTTACTTCTTCATCATTTGACTTTGCTATTGACCTTGTGAAAAAAGCTGGCGTTGCTGTTGTTCCTGGAACTGCATTTTCAGATTATGGTGAAGGATATATCCGTCTTTCCTACGCGTATAGTATGGAAACGTTAAAAGAAGGCTGTGATCGTTTAGAAAATTTCTTCAAACAAACAACGAAGAGATAAATGAAGTGCACCTCCAATTGTTAGACTATGTCTAACAATTGAGGTGCACTTCATGAACATTCTTAGCTTTTTTCACAACCCTCACAAGTCTGACGTTTCAATAATTTATGTGGAATCACAATACATTTTGAACTTGATTCTGAATGTTCCACTTTATCGACTAATGCTTTTGCAGCTTCATAACCTAATTGATAAATATTGACATCTACTGTTGTCAAAGGTGGACTCGCAATCTCGGATAACAACACATTATTAAAGCTCACTAACGAAACATCTTTCGGTACGGAAATCCCTTTTGCTGTAAGGGCACTTAATACACCAAGACCAATTA
The window above is part of the Bacillus cytotoxicus NVH 391-98 genome. Proteins encoded here:
- a CDS encoding DUF3967 domain-containing protein encodes the protein METIYKTKDVTNKTGIPKHIVRKYSQLLEEYGYNIARTADARIYKLDDVKLLKLIHERAATLQEDITETIPIILKEKDYPPVKINVTKEQQDMQKKDENRNFEEFMLKLEMLAQLNEAIIHQNSTLITQNRLKDEKLDELMQQVYVKEGKQEKMLQELVDHAAQTDALQKEKMDLLMNHMYKRESKQEEKMNKLIQQIYNKDNNRDAQLMQVIREIQETKRMIAASKDQSLFQSFKNLFVRVKQEKNP
- a CDS encoding sensor histidine kinase, encoding MELIRDLMIQVAIIILPLFLYEAIRLNHYQNMLPKPNYYFITFLSSVTLVLSMTYPICFGEICNFNFHAIPIMSSFLYGGMIGLIPTMIFLIYEWFLHGLNWFRIIEVIVLVVIPLLLSKKWTVFPRNKKLILSFIVASLYVLICLVIEIFNVLLGTGFTSSTSHVYSGYIVALFIMVMTMVFQVYLTEYLYENVLLRAEMQKSEKLNIVSELAASVAHEVRNPLTVVRGFIQLLDSTEDVKNKEYMRLVLAELDRAEQIISDYLNLARPQIEQKEHICLSAQLIEMTTLMSSFAAMQGVYLQVEISENLYTIGDKTKLKQAIMNVVKNGIEAIQENKGYLKVTAIQKGDTIIVRVKDSGIGMTKEQLARLGQPYYSLKEKGTGLGLMVTYRILQAHNGTLEYSSESGKGTEAIITLPAVKNKE
- a CDS encoding aminotransferase A, translating into MEQFINPKVKDIKISGIRQFSNMIQNYDNIISLTIGQPDFPTPSLVKEAAKRAITENYTSYTHNAGLLELRKVACDFLKENYNLHYTPENETIITIGASEAIDIAFRTILEPGTEVILPAPIYPGYEPIIRLCGATPVFVDVRPTGFRLTAKAIQNAITDRTRCIVLPYPSNPTGVTLSEEELTDIVNVLKDKNIFVLSDEIYSELVYEESHRSIAQFPEMRNKTIVINGLSKSHSMTGWRIGFLFAPQYLAEHILKVHQYNVTCATSIAQYAAIEALTAAKDAPKMMRHQYKKRRDYVYNRLIQMGLSVEKPTGAFYFFPYVGHLTSSSFDFAIDLVKKAGVAVVPGTAFSDYGEGYIRLSYAYSMETLKEGCDRLENFFKQTTKR